A region of Bacteroidota bacterium DNA encodes the following proteins:
- a CDS encoding T9SS type A sorting domain-containing protein encodes MKSRIFIFVIIAIFSLQVSAQITITSSDLPKPNDTARYSIADPISITNIDSSGANYTWDYSNLKAHKQQLNEYVPSSKTAYMLYFFGATKFGLLVTEALNLGVIQLTNVYDFYDNTSSVYKRIGMGITFSGFPLASDFSDKDEDEVYQFPLDYGDRDSTTFHFNFNLATLVTYSTSGYRINEVDGWGKITTPYGVFDCIRIKTTINSNDTITYNGMPFGIPNNSVEYKWLAKGEKFPILKVIGTETMIGFVANEVNYRDIYHYVYDPTAVVADFKASKLKPHTKDTVSLLNQSKNALPLSTYTWSITPKTIEFVHETDKNTENPDVVFKQKGTYTVKLEVISFNSKHDTTKVDYITVNDAASIFDKPNSDNRIIVYPNPAFNQYFYIQFNEVLSADYKLTLYDLFGKEVNAKYEVGSANQIKCTFNELSHSLYFIKIYNQNQTTIRTVMLNQQ; translated from the coding sequence ATGAAATCACGGATTTTTATATTTGTCATCATAGCAATATTCAGTTTGCAGGTTTCTGCTCAAATAACAATTACTTCATCTGACCTTCCAAAACCAAACGATACAGCAAGATACAGCATTGCTGACCCAATCTCAATTACAAATATTGATTCCAGTGGAGCAAATTATACTTGGGATTATAGCAATTTGAAGGCTCATAAACAGCAACTTAATGAATATGTTCCATCGTCAAAAACAGCTTATATGTTGTACTTCTTTGGTGCAACAAAATTTGGTTTATTGGTTACAGAAGCATTGAACTTAGGTGTTATTCAGCTTACCAATGTGTATGATTTTTATGACAATACATCAAGCGTTTATAAGCGAATAGGAATGGGCATCACTTTTAGTGGATTTCCCTTGGCATCTGATTTTTCTGATAAAGACGAAGACGAAGTGTATCAGTTTCCATTAGATTATGGGGACAGAGACTCAACTACCTTTCATTTCAATTTTAATCTGGCTACTTTGGTTACCTATTCAACATCAGGATACCGGATTAACGAAGTAGATGGATGGGGAAAAATAACCACTCCTTATGGAGTCTTTGATTGTATCAGAATAAAGACAACAATCAACTCAAATGACACAATAACATACAATGGGATGCCTTTTGGAATACCTAATAATTCAGTAGAATATAAATGGCTTGCAAAAGGAGAAAAATTCCCTATTCTTAAAGTCATTGGAACAGAAACGATGATAGGATTTGTAGCCAATGAAGTCAATTATAGAGACATCTACCACTATGTGTACGATCCAACAGCAGTGGTCGCAGATTTTAAAGCTTCAAAACTAAAACCCCATACAAAAGACACTGTTAGCTTATTAAATCAATCGAAAAACGCTCTACCTCTTAGTACATATACATGGAGTATTACACCTAAAACAATTGAATTTGTTCACGAAACAGATAAGAATACTGAAAATCCTGATGTCGTATTTAAACAAAAGGGTACATACACTGTAAAGCTGGAAGTAATTTCATTCAACAGCAAACACGACACTACCAAAGTAGATTACATCACCGTTAATGATGCTGCTTCCATATTTGATAAACCAAATTCTGATAATCGCATTATTGTTTACCCAAACCCAGCTTTTAACCAATACTTTTATATCCAATTTAACGAAGTCCTAAGTGCTGATTATAAGCTTACTTTATATGATCTATTTGGAAAAGAAGTGAATGCTAAGTATGAAGTAGGATCAGCTAATCAAATTAAATGCACCTTTAATGAACTAAGTCATTCTCTATATTTTATAAAAATATACAACCAAAATCAAACTACAATTAGAACAGTTATGCTAAATCAACAGTAA